Proteins from one Meriones unguiculatus strain TT.TT164.6M chromosome 10, Bangor_MerUng_6.1, whole genome shotgun sequence genomic window:
- the Rpl34 gene encoding large ribosomal subunit protein eL34: MVQRLTYRRRLSYNTASNKTRLSRTPGNRIVYLYTKKVGKAPKSACGVCPGRLRGVRAVRPKVLMRLSKTKKHVSRAYGGSMCAKCVRDRIKRAFLIEEQKIVVKVLKAQAQSQKAK, encoded by the exons ATGGTGCAGCGCTTGACATACCGTCGTAGGCTCTCCTACAATACAGCCTCTAACAAAACTAGGCT GTCTCGAACTCCTGGCAACAGGATTGTTTACCTGTACACCAAGAAGGTTGGGAAAGCACCTAAATCTGCCTGTGGTGTGTGCCCCGGCAGACTTCGAGGG GTTCGCGCTGTGAGGCCTAAAGTCCTTATGAGACTGTCAAAGACAAAGAAGCACGTCAGCAGGGCCTACGGTGGTTCCATGTGTGCCAAGTGTGTGCGTGACAG gATCAAGCGGGCTTTCCTTATTGAGGAGCAGAAAATTGTTGTGAAAGTGTTGAAGGCACAAGCACAGagtcagaaagcaaaataa